The following proteins are co-located in the Haloarcula marismortui ATCC 43049 genome:
- a CDS encoding aldehyde dehydrogenase family protein, with the protein MSQPDSQTAWDRLYIDGEWRDAGTSETIPVTNPATGDEIAAVPAGTEGDVNDAYQAAEAAQSDWAALSREERNEYVQAMIGVMQERLDEIVELLATESGSVQAKATAEANFAMADFQSALEMVPPEEEVRDSMYHEDKDHHIVREPAGVVGIISPWNFPLHLTTRALGPALALGNTVVIKPATDTPITGGLLLADIAEEAGLPDGVVNVVTGHGSDIGDRMAGHPTARVMSFTGSTAVGRSVASQAGDALALPALELGGNGPFVVTEDADIEAAAKAGSVGAFGHQGQVCISINRHLVHEDVYDEYVEKLVEHAESLTIGNPLDEDVEFGPIINESQVEQLTSFIEQTVDAGATLETGGEVEDLFLEPTVLSECTNDMSAACNEHFGPVAPVIPFESDEEAVELANDTEYGLAAGVYSSDVEHGRSIADQIDAGMVHVNDHPIQDEPNAPFGGMKNSGLGRYNGEWIMDELTETKWISVQHEERDYQLL; encoded by the coding sequence ATGTCACAACCAGATAGCCAGACGGCGTGGGACCGACTGTACATCGACGGTGAATGGAGAGACGCTGGCACATCTGAGACGATTCCGGTGACGAACCCCGCGACAGGCGATGAAATCGCGGCGGTACCCGCTGGAACGGAAGGCGATGTCAACGATGCCTATCAGGCCGCCGAGGCGGCCCAGTCCGACTGGGCGGCGCTGTCGCGCGAGGAACGCAACGAGTACGTTCAGGCGATGATCGGGGTGATGCAGGAACGACTCGACGAGATCGTCGAACTGCTCGCGACGGAGTCGGGCAGTGTTCAGGCCAAAGCGACTGCCGAGGCCAACTTCGCCATGGCGGACTTCCAGAGCGCTCTGGAGATGGTCCCGCCGGAAGAGGAGGTCCGCGATTCGATGTATCACGAGGACAAGGACCATCACATCGTCCGCGAGCCCGCTGGCGTCGTCGGGATTATTTCCCCGTGGAACTTCCCGCTGCACCTCACGACACGGGCGCTCGGCCCCGCGCTCGCGCTGGGGAACACTGTCGTCATCAAGCCCGCGACGGACACGCCGATTACCGGCGGGCTCCTGCTGGCCGACATTGCCGAGGAAGCCGGTCTCCCGGACGGCGTCGTCAACGTCGTCACGGGCCACGGCTCCGACATCGGCGACCGGATGGCCGGCCATCCGACCGCCCGCGTGATGTCATTCACTGGGTCGACGGCAGTCGGCAGGTCTGTGGCCAGTCAGGCCGGGGACGCGCTCGCGCTCCCGGCGCTTGAACTCGGTGGGAACGGACCGTTCGTCGTCACCGAGGACGCCGATATCGAGGCAGCCGCAAAGGCCGGCTCCGTCGGTGCCTTCGGCCATCAGGGACAGGTGTGTATCTCGATTAATCGCCACCTCGTCCACGAGGACGTCTACGACGAGTACGTCGAGAAGCTCGTCGAGCACGCGGAGTCGCTGACTATCGGAAATCCGCTTGACGAAGACGTGGAGTTCGGTCCGATAATCAACGAGAGTCAGGTCGAGCAGCTCACCTCGTTCATCGAGCAGACCGTCGACGCCGGCGCGACGCTGGAAACGGGCGGCGAGGTCGAGGACCTGTTCCTCGAACCGACCGTCCTCTCGGAGTGTACCAACGATATGTCCGCGGCCTGTAACGAGCACTTCGGTCCCGTCGCTCCGGTCATCCCGTTCGAGTCCGACGAGGAAGCTGTGGAACTCGCAAACGACACCGAGTACGGCCTCGCCGCGGGCGTGTACAGCAGTGATGTCGAACACGGTCGGTCCATCGCTGACCAGATCGACGCCGGGATGGTCCACGTCAACGACCACCCGATTCAGGACGAACCCAACGCCCCGTTCGGCGGGATGAAGAACTCCGGCCTCGGCCGGTACAACGGCGAGTGGATCATGGACGAACTGACCGAGACCAAGTGGATTTCCGTCCAGCACGAGGAGCGCGACTACCAGCTGCTCTAA
- a CDS encoding enoyl-CoA hydratase/isomerase family protein, translating to MSESVLLSITDGIATLTLNEPETRNALTQPVYDALERHLDTIETASGVRCVVIEGTGESFSAGGDIEGMSERLTNDDPTDDAVSELARRTRDTIARVVALPVPTVAKVDGSAVGAGANLAIACDIQLASESASIGFVFRQVGLSVDAGTSYLLPRVVGTNVAKELVFTGEILDARRAAELGLFNHVYDAESFESEVEATVSRIANGPTVALRHSKRLIQDGLEKSFDRAQRDEATAQGIVFETADHEEGVEAFLTDRRPEFVGR from the coding sequence GTGAGCGAGTCCGTACTGCTCTCCATCACCGACGGCATCGCCACGCTGACGCTGAACGAACCGGAAACGCGGAACGCACTCACACAGCCCGTATACGACGCCTTGGAGCGCCACCTCGATACCATCGAGACTGCGTCCGGTGTTCGGTGTGTCGTCATCGAGGGCACCGGCGAGTCGTTCTCGGCCGGCGGCGACATCGAGGGAATGAGCGAGCGGCTCACGAACGACGACCCGACCGACGACGCCGTCAGCGAACTGGCTCGTCGGACCCGCGACACCATCGCCAGAGTCGTCGCACTGCCGGTCCCGACCGTCGCAAAGGTCGACGGGTCGGCCGTCGGGGCCGGCGCGAACCTCGCTATCGCCTGTGACATCCAGCTGGCGAGCGAGTCGGCCAGCATCGGTTTCGTGTTCCGGCAGGTCGGCCTCAGCGTCGACGCCGGCACGTCGTACCTGCTCCCGCGAGTCGTTGGGACGAACGTCGCAAAGGAGCTGGTGTTCACCGGCGAGATTCTGGATGCCAGGCGAGCCGCAGAACTGGGCCTGTTCAACCACGTCTACGACGCCGAGTCGTTCGAGTCCGAAGTCGAGGCGACCGTCAGCCGTATCGCCAATGGGCCGACCGTTGCCCTCCGACACTCGAAGCGACTGATTCAGGACGGGCTGGAGAAGTCCTTCGACCGCGCCCAGCGCGACGAGGCGACGGCACAGGGCATCGTCTTCGAGACGGCCGACCACGAGGAGGGTGTCGAGGCGTTCCTGACCGACCGCCGACCGGAGTTCGTCGGACGGTGA
- a CDS encoding acyl-CoA dehydrogenase family protein, whose product MIDYLGLEGDLGEEERMVRDTARDFVENEVKPDVGQHWIDGTFPTDLITEMGELGFYAPNLDGYGLPGLSETAYGLLLQELEAGDSGLRSMASVQGALVMYPIHAYGSDAQKEEWLPALGSGERVGCFGLTEPEHGSNPSAMETTAERDADGYVLNGSKTWITNAPISDLAVVWAKVTSADGDPVRGFLVETDRDGVTTNKIDEKLSLRASITGEISLQNAHVPEENVLPGVEGMKGPLSCLTQARYGIAWGTVGAAMDCFETAHEYATDREQFGKPIAGYQLQQEKLAEMATQISLGQLLAHRLADLKERGDLRPEQVSMAKRNNARMAREQSRVAREMLGGNGITADYSPMRHLTNLETVYTYEGTHDIHSLIIGHDLTGIPAFE is encoded by the coding sequence ATGATCGATTACCTCGGTCTCGAAGGCGACCTCGGCGAGGAAGAGCGGATGGTCCGTGACACAGCCCGGGACTTCGTCGAGAACGAAGTCAAGCCGGATGTCGGGCAGCACTGGATCGACGGCACGTTCCCGACGGACCTCATCACCGAGATGGGCGAACTCGGGTTCTACGCCCCGAACCTCGATGGGTACGGCCTCCCGGGGCTCAGTGAGACGGCGTACGGCCTTCTGCTGCAGGAACTGGAGGCTGGCGACAGCGGCCTGCGCTCGATGGCCAGCGTACAGGGTGCGCTCGTCATGTACCCGATTCACGCCTACGGTAGCGACGCCCAGAAGGAGGAATGGCTGCCGGCGCTCGGCAGCGGCGAGCGGGTGGGCTGTTTTGGTTTGACCGAGCCCGAACACGGATCGAACCCGTCGGCGATGGAGACGACGGCCGAGCGCGACGCTGACGGCTACGTCCTGAACGGCTCGAAGACATGGATCACGAACGCGCCTATCAGCGACCTCGCAGTGGTCTGGGCCAAGGTCACGTCCGCCGACGGCGACCCCGTGCGAGGCTTCCTCGTCGAAACGGACCGCGACGGCGTGACGACGAACAAGATTGACGAAAAGCTCTCGCTACGAGCATCGATTACCGGCGAAATCAGCCTGCAGAACGCCCACGTCCCCGAGGAGAACGTTCTGCCGGGCGTCGAGGGAATGAAGGGGCCGCTGTCCTGTCTCACGCAGGCCCGCTACGGCATCGCCTGGGGGACGGTCGGGGCCGCGATGGACTGTTTCGAGACCGCCCACGAGTACGCCACCGACCGCGAGCAGTTCGGCAAACCGATCGCCGGCTATCAGCTCCAGCAGGAGAAGCTCGCGGAGATGGCGACCCAGATATCGCTGGGCCAGTTGCTCGCCCACCGGCTTGCCGACCTGAAGGAACGCGGTGACCTCCGCCCGGAACAGGTGTCGATGGCAAAACGCAACAACGCGCGGATGGCCCGCGAGCAGTCACGGGTGGCCCGCGAGATGCTTGGCGGCAACGGCATCACGGCTGATTACTCCCCGATGCGGCACCTGACGAACCTCGAAACCGTCTACACCTACGAGGGGACGCACGACATTCACTCGCTCATTATCGGGCACGATCTGACCGGCATCCCGGCCTTCGAGTAG
- a CDS encoding long-chain-fatty-acid--CoA ligase yields the protein MPGGAPLNLRSFLWRGENVFPDSEIVSRTHQGIHRYTIAEYAERVRKLASALEQAGIERGDRVGTFAWNNHWHQEAYYGVACMGAQVHMINLLLPDEHIQHIVADAEDEILIVDPVMLEKLEGAYDEEAFDSVEQYIVMGDTVPETSLEPVVDYESFIADGDPDYSFPQLPEDQPAGMCYTSGTTGKPKGVEYTQKMYWTQVMALMTSQAGIKTDDVELTYVPMFHVSGWCRPFTTIAAGAKTVLPGPNPSAEDLAKLIEEEDVTVSAAVPTVFMDLLEYARDTDVDFSSVRYFTSGGSATPRSLMEDYKQEFDVDLISGYGMTETSPVTHAYEPKPGMTDLPEEELFDLRSHSAGLPIAGLEFKVVNTDGEEVPWDGESLGELWMRGPWVTQEYYNAPDATEQAVTDDGWFKTGDIVRVSPEGYVDVVDRMDDLVKSGGEWIASVEVENAVMGHDEVVEAAVVPVPHERWDERPAAFVVTRDAVSDEAALRQEIKDLVAESYPSWWVPDAIRLVDGIPKGATGKFSKQTLRDEYVDESVIETVAENAPAT from the coding sequence ATGCCAGGTGGTGCACCACTCAACCTCCGGTCATTCCTGTGGCGTGGCGAAAACGTGTTCCCCGACAGCGAGATCGTCTCGCGGACACATCAGGGGATTCACCGATACACAATAGCGGAGTACGCCGAGCGCGTGCGGAAGCTGGCTTCGGCCCTCGAACAGGCAGGTATCGAACGTGGCGACAGAGTCGGGACGTTCGCCTGGAACAACCACTGGCATCAGGAGGCCTACTACGGCGTCGCCTGCATGGGCGCACAGGTCCACATGATTAACCTCCTCCTGCCCGACGAGCATATTCAACACATTGTAGCCGACGCCGAGGACGAAATCCTCATCGTCGACCCCGTCATGCTGGAAAAGCTGGAAGGGGCCTACGACGAGGAGGCCTTTGATTCCGTCGAGCAGTACATCGTGATGGGTGACACCGTCCCCGAAACGTCGCTGGAGCCGGTCGTCGACTACGAATCGTTCATCGCCGACGGCGACCCCGATTACTCCTTCCCGCAACTGCCCGAGGACCAGCCGGCGGGGATGTGCTACACGTCCGGGACAACAGGCAAGCCGAAAGGCGTCGAGTACACCCAGAAGATGTACTGGACACAGGTCATGGCGCTGATGACCAGTCAGGCCGGTATCAAGACCGACGACGTGGAACTGACGTACGTCCCGATGTTCCACGTCAGCGGCTGGTGTCGCCCGTTCACGACTATCGCTGCCGGAGCCAAGACGGTCCTCCCGGGGCCGAACCCGTCGGCCGAGGACCTGGCGAAGCTCATCGAGGAAGAGGACGTGACCGTCTCCGCCGCGGTCCCGACCGTGTTCATGGACCTGCTAGAGTACGCCCGTGACACCGACGTGGACTTCTCCTCGGTTCGGTACTTCACCAGCGGCGGGTCCGCGACGCCGCGGTCGCTGATGGAAGACTACAAGCAGGAGTTCGATGTGGACCTCATCTCCGGCTACGGCATGACCGAAACGTCACCGGTCACGCACGCCTACGAACCCAAGCCCGGAATGACCGATCTGCCGGAGGAGGAGCTGTTCGACCTGCGGAGCCACTCCGCGGGGCTTCCGATTGCCGGGCTGGAGTTCAAAGTCGTCAACACCGACGGCGAGGAAGTACCCTGGGACGGCGAGTCGCTGGGCGAACTCTGGATGCGTGGCCCGTGGGTCACACAGGAGTACTACAACGCCCCCGACGCAACCGAACAGGCCGTCACCGACGACGGCTGGTTCAAGACCGGTGACATTGTCCGGGTGAGTCCGGAGGGGTACGTCGACGTAGTCGACCGGATGGACGACCTCGTCAAGAGCGGCGGCGAGTGGATCGCCAGCGTCGAGGTCGAAAACGCGGTTATGGGTCACGACGAGGTCGTCGAAGCCGCCGTTGTCCCTGTCCCCCACGAACGGTGGGACGAACGCCCCGCCGCGTTCGTCGTCACACGCGATGCTGTGTCCGACGAAGCCGCGCTCCGGCAGGAAATCAAAGACCTCGTCGCCGAGTCGTATCCGTCGTGGTGGGTCCCCGACGCCATTCGTCTGGTCGACGGGATCCCCAAGGGTGCGACCGGGAAGTTCTCCAAGCAGACGCTCCGTGACGAGTACGTCGACGAGTCGGTCATCGAAACCGTCGCCGAGAACGCTCCGGCGACGTAA
- a CDS encoding zinc-dependent alcohol dehydrogenase family protein, producing the protein MRAAVIEEHGEPLTIQDVPYPEPQPDQVVIETEACGVCRSDWHAWQGDWEWFGIQTGPGQILGHEPAGVVADVGADVEQFSEGDRVTVPFHLGDGSCQYCQRGHANICETSMPLGFLEAAPGAFAEAFPVREADFNCVTLPDAVDFTEMAGLGCRFMTAYHALTDRATLRPGDAVAIHGCGGVGLSAVHIADALGAEPIAVDVQDRKLDRARDLGAAATINAAEADNVPGEVHAVTDGGADVAIDALGIAETCRNAVGSLGKQGTHVQVGLTTDDEAGEIPLPVDTMTLQEIDFHGSYGMPPVRYDELFRLIDAGTLDPSQIVGETLALEDVPATLSSMGEYETVGIPVIDEF; encoded by the coding sequence ATGCGAGCAGCTGTCATTGAGGAGCACGGCGAACCGCTCACGATTCAGGATGTGCCCTATCCGGAGCCCCAGCCGGACCAGGTCGTCATCGAGACAGAAGCCTGTGGAGTCTGCCGGAGCGACTGGCACGCTTGGCAGGGGGACTGGGAGTGGTTCGGCATCCAGACCGGACCGGGGCAGATTCTGGGCCACGAGCCGGCCGGCGTCGTCGCCGACGTGGGCGCGGACGTCGAACAGTTCTCTGAAGGGGACCGCGTCACAGTTCCGTTCCACCTCGGGGACGGGTCGTGTCAGTACTGCCAGCGCGGGCACGCGAACATCTGCGAGACGTCGATGCCGCTTGGCTTCCTCGAGGCCGCGCCGGGGGCGTTTGCCGAGGCGTTCCCTGTCCGTGAAGCCGATTTCAACTGCGTTACGCTGCCAGACGCGGTCGACTTCACCGAGATGGCCGGGCTCGGCTGTCGGTTCATGACGGCGTACCACGCGCTGACCGACCGGGCGACCCTCAGGCCGGGCGACGCCGTCGCGATTCACGGCTGTGGCGGCGTTGGGCTCTCGGCAGTCCATATCGCCGATGCGCTCGGGGCCGAACCGATTGCGGTCGACGTCCAGGACCGCAAACTCGACCGGGCGCGGGACCTCGGCGCGGCGGCGACAATCAACGCTGCCGAGGCGGACAACGTCCCCGGTGAGGTTCACGCAGTCACGGACGGCGGGGCCGATGTGGCAATCGACGCGCTGGGTATCGCGGAGACGTGTCGCAACGCTGTTGGCTCGCTGGGCAAGCAGGGCACCCACGTGCAGGTCGGGCTCACGACTGACGATGAGGCCGGGGAAATCCCGCTTCCGGTGGATACGATGACCCTGCAGGAAATCGACTTCCACGGCTCCTACGGGATGCCGCCGGTTCGCTACGACGAACTGTTCCGGCTCATCGACGCCGGGACGCTCGACCCCTCTCAGATCGTCGGGGAGACGCTCGCACTCGAAGACGTGCCGGCCACTCTCTCGTCGATGGGTGAGTACGAGACGGTCGGCATCCCCGTTATCGACGAGTTCTGA
- a CDS encoding aminoglycoside N(3)-acetyltransferase produces MDTPRPSDRSAEPVTVDSIAHDLRTLGLERGETVLVHGSLSELGWVCGGAPAVVDALQRVVTESGTVVMPTHSPGNRDPDNMGNPPVPDSWADTIREQFPPYRPAVTPTQGMGAIAECFRTYPAVHRSDHPQHSFAAWGTDAEAIAGGHAYDYSLGEASPLSAVYDRAGRVLFLGTSHATNTSLHLAEYRADIDADTTKHASAVLAEGEREWRQWTDIELTDTDFQACGDAFERAHPSAVETGTVGVGESKLLAQQPMVDFAVEWLTANRS; encoded by the coding sequence ATGGATACGCCGCGACCAAGCGACCGTTCAGCGGAACCGGTCACCGTGGATTCGATAGCACATGACCTCCGGACGCTGGGTCTCGAACGCGGGGAAACAGTACTGGTCCACGGGTCGCTGTCCGAGCTGGGATGGGTCTGTGGTGGCGCACCAGCGGTGGTAGACGCCCTGCAGCGTGTCGTCACCGAAAGCGGGACGGTAGTGATGCCAACGCACTCACCCGGCAACAGGGACCCCGATAATATGGGGAACCCACCAGTCCCAGACTCGTGGGCCGACACAATTCGCGAGCAGTTCCCACCGTACCGACCAGCAGTGACGCCAACGCAGGGAATGGGTGCAATCGCCGAGTGTTTTCGCACGTATCCAGCTGTCCACCGGAGCGACCACCCACAGCATTCATTCGCCGCATGGGGGACCGACGCCGAGGCCATCGCTGGCGGGCACGCCTACGACTACTCGCTCGGGGAAGCCTCACCGCTGTCAGCGGTCTACGACCGTGCCGGGAGAGTCCTGTTTCTTGGAACCTCACATGCGACAAACACCTCGCTGCACCTCGCTGAGTACCGCGCCGATATCGACGCCGACACGACAAAACACGCCAGTGCCGTACTTGCTGAGGGCGAGCGCGAATGGCGCCAGTGGACGGACATCGAACTCACCGATACGGATTTTCAGGCCTGCGGCGATGCATTCGAGCGTGCACACCCCAGCGCCGTCGAGACGGGGACTGTCGGCGTCGGCGAGTCGAAACTCCTCGCACAACAGCCGATGGTGGACTTCGCTGTCGAGTGGCTGACAGCAAATCGTTCGTAG
- a CDS encoding IclR family transcriptional regulator, which produces MLENKNGTSEVSTTRTSFEILALIRDAGGATIADIRAETGLAKSTVYRHLKTLHDMDYLVEEDGEYRLSLRFLQLSEPPRIRRPGYLVAKQKVIELAIETDERALFLVEEGFEGVYLHRAGGRNPLQSDTMIGKRRPLHALAAGKAILAEWADERIEEFVETTPLDGLTANTITDRDALFEELEQVREQGYATNMSEHMDGLRAAGVPVYNHEDDLIGALSVFGPSGRVSQTDIESTYPDLLARKASELKIDLTYD; this is translated from the coding sequence ATGCTCGAAAACAAGAACGGAACGTCCGAGGTATCGACGACCCGGACGTCGTTCGAGATTCTAGCGCTGATTCGGGACGCGGGAGGCGCGACAATCGCGGACATCCGGGCGGAGACAGGTCTAGCAAAGAGTACGGTGTATCGGCACCTCAAGACGCTGCACGACATGGACTATCTCGTCGAGGAGGACGGGGAGTACCGGCTCTCACTGCGGTTTCTGCAACTCAGCGAACCGCCGCGGATACGGCGGCCGGGCTATCTCGTCGCCAAGCAGAAAGTCATCGAGTTGGCGATAGAGACCGACGAGCGAGCCCTGTTTCTGGTCGAGGAGGGGTTCGAGGGCGTGTACCTGCACCGGGCCGGCGGCCGGAATCCGCTCCAGAGCGACACGATGATCGGCAAACGCCGGCCACTGCACGCGCTCGCCGCAGGGAAAGCCATTCTCGCGGAGTGGGCTGACGAACGCATCGAGGAGTTCGTCGAAACCACGCCCCTTGACGGACTGACGGCGAACACGATCACCGACCGGGACGCGCTGTTCGAGGAACTCGAACAGGTCCGCGAGCAGGGCTATGCGACCAATATGTCCGAACACATGGATGGCCTGCGTGCGGCAGGTGTCCCGGTGTACAACCACGAGGACGACCTCATCGGCGCGCTGAGCGTCTTCGGCCCGAGCGGCCGAGTGAGCCAGACGGATATCGAATCAACGTATCCCGACTTGCTGGCACGGAAGGCCAGCGAGCTGAAGATCGACCTCACGTACGATTGA
- a CDS encoding EstA family serine hydrolase, with amino-acid sequence MPQLSEDAIEQLRAQFDRQLEVGLHHGAQLAVYIDGDLVVDFAGGSTGPDGDETTPETRHVLFSCTKPFAGVGLHQLVEQGELDYDDRVVEHWPEFADDGTQKASITVRQVLSHTAGLPFGEFDEQYESWGDWDAVVAAMEDIEPVFEPGTTPAYHVINYGWLVGELIRRCSGQPVEEYVAEHVFEPLGMDHTGIGLRDDESDDVATLAGYEAFERCHDVEEGLEDPAAYAGAFNQEATHRAVIPAANGIGTARDMARFYACLANGGSLDGTQLLTEATVDEATTTHAETESDGTLSRPARYGLGVWTGGLAADMFGAASKERMFGHAGLGSSFGWGDPELNVGFALVTNGIRDESFEHAARVGQLSDAVRLLLQD; translated from the coding sequence ATGCCACAACTCAGCGAAGACGCCATCGAACAGCTCCGGGCTCAGTTCGACCGACAACTCGAGGTCGGACTGCACCACGGCGCACAGCTGGCGGTGTACATCGACGGCGACCTCGTCGTCGACTTCGCCGGCGGTTCTACGGGCCCCGACGGCGACGAAACGACGCCCGAGACGCGTCACGTACTGTTCTCCTGTACGAAGCCGTTCGCCGGCGTCGGCCTGCACCAGCTCGTCGAGCAGGGCGAACTCGACTACGACGACCGGGTCGTCGAGCACTGGCCGGAGTTTGCCGACGACGGCACGCAGAAAGCATCCATTACAGTCCGGCAGGTACTCAGCCACACCGCCGGCCTCCCCTTCGGTGAGTTCGACGAACAGTACGAAAGCTGGGGCGACTGGGACGCTGTCGTCGCGGCGATGGAGGACATCGAACCTGTGTTCGAGCCCGGAACGACGCCAGCGTATCACGTCATCAACTACGGCTGGCTGGTCGGCGAACTCATCCGCCGCTGTAGCGGCCAGCCGGTCGAGGAGTACGTCGCGGAGCACGTGTTCGAGCCGCTGGGGATGGACCACACCGGTATCGGTCTGCGGGATGACGAGTCCGACGACGTGGCGACTCTGGCCGGCTACGAAGCGTTCGAGCGGTGTCACGACGTCGAAGAAGGGCTCGAGGACCCTGCCGCATACGCCGGAGCGTTCAATCAGGAAGCGACTCATCGGGCAGTGATCCCCGCGGCTAACGGCATCGGTACGGCACGGGACATGGCCCGGTTCTACGCCTGTCTCGCCAACGGCGGGTCACTGGACGGGACGCAACTGCTGACCGAAGCGACCGTTGATGAGGCGACCACGACTCACGCCGAAACCGAGTCCGACGGCACGCTGTCGCGCCCGGCCCGCTACGGCCTTGGCGTCTGGACCGGCGGGCTCGCCGCCGACATGTTCGGGGCCGCTAGCAAAGAGCGGATGTTCGGCCACGCCGGCCTCGGGAGTTCCTTTGGATGGGGCGACCCTGAACTGAACGTCGGGTTCGCGCTCGTCACGAACGGTATCCGCGACGAGTCCTTCGAACACGCCGCTCGCGTCGGCCAGCTTTCCGACGCCGTCCGGCTGTTGTTGCAGGACTGA
- a CDS encoding DUF362 domain-containing protein encodes MNFPDRGDVDALIDPQPLPDFARVQYEPETAAVDDPSAAARTELDRLDFDGLEPGATVAVAVGSRGIHRIDDIVETVVADIRDRGFEPVVVPAMGSHGGATPEGQREVLESLGITESRLDAPIDARMDTAQVDTVTVGDTEFPVHVSTAAQEADAVVVVNRVKPHTNYSGRIESGLMKMTVVGLGKQHGAKAFHSTAIKEGYVETLEAALPVVGSALPLVGGVALVENFHEETAHVEAIPAGSFTDREPALLEQAYDEMATLPVDDIDLLVVDELGKDVSGAGMDTNVIGRYRVLNAPDPDEPSIKLLYARGLTEATKGNGNGIGLADITRQAALDQLDLQKTYANALTSGSTAKAKLPLVAPDDEFAIRTALSALGGYDPDTVRIVWIQTTQDLSTLHVSEPLVDELPAAAEVTDLESLAFSDGTASFTRE; translated from the coding sequence ATGAACTTCCCCGACCGAGGCGACGTGGACGCCCTCATTGACCCACAACCGCTTCCGGACTTCGCTCGTGTCCAGTACGAGCCAGAGACAGCCGCCGTTGACGACCCGTCTGCCGCGGCGCGGACCGAACTCGACCGGCTCGACTTCGACGGGCTGGAACCCGGTGCGACTGTCGCCGTCGCCGTCGGCAGCCGCGGCATCCACCGTATCGACGACATCGTCGAGACTGTCGTTGCGGATATCCGTGATCGGGGCTTCGAGCCGGTCGTCGTCCCGGCGATGGGGAGCCACGGCGGGGCAACGCCCGAGGGCCAGCGCGAAGTGCTGGAGAGCCTGGGTATCACGGAGTCGCGCCTTGATGCCCCCATCGACGCCCGGATGGACACTGCACAGGTCGACACCGTTACTGTCGGTGACACCGAGTTTCCGGTCCACGTCTCGACGGCGGCACAGGAAGCGGATGCCGTGGTCGTCGTGAACCGGGTGAAACCCCATACCAACTACAGCGGCCGCATCGAGAGTGGTCTGATGAAGATGACCGTCGTCGGGCTGGGCAAGCAACACGGCGCGAAGGCGTTCCACTCGACAGCCATCAAGGAGGGGTACGTGGAGACGCTGGAAGCTGCACTCCCGGTTGTTGGGTCGGCACTGCCGCTGGTCGGCGGCGTGGCGCTGGTCGAGAACTTCCACGAGGAGACGGCCCACGTCGAGGCGATTCCAGCGGGCTCGTTCACCGACCGTGAGCCAGCGCTGCTGGAACAGGCCTACGACGAGATGGCGACGCTCCCGGTCGACGACATCGACCTGCTCGTCGTCGACGAGCTCGGCAAGGACGTCTCCGGCGCGGGAATGGACACGAACGTCATCGGCCGCTACCGCGTCCTCAACGCGCCGGACCCCGACGAGCCGTCGATCAAGCTGCTGTACGCCCGCGGGCTCACCGAGGCGACGAAGGGCAACGGCAACGGCATCGGGCTGGCCGACATCACCCGACAGGCTGCCCTCGACCAGCTGGACCTGCAGAAGACGTACGCGAATGCACTCACCAGCGGGTCGACGGCGAAGGCGAAGCTCCCCCTCGTTGCGCCGGACGACGAGTTTGCTATCCGGACGGCGCTGTCCGCGCTCGGCGGCTACGATCCTGACACTGTCCGCATCGTCTGGATACAGACCACACAGGACCTCTCGACGCTCCACGTCTCCGAGCCGCTTGTCGATGAGCTGCCAGCCGCCGCCGAAGTCACCGATCTCGAGTCGCTTGCGTTTAGCGACGGGACAGCGTCGTTTACCCGGGAGTGA